The following is a genomic window from Neurospora crassa OR74A linkage group III, whole genome shotgun sequence.
TTCTCAGAAAGagcaaacacacacacacacacacaagaCAGTCTGCAGTATTATTACATACATACAATGCAAAACCGTCACGAGAGTTCGCAGGAGAAAAATATGTAAGCAGATTCTATCTAACAGCAACCCGGTAGAGCGTTTATAGGCAGGTACCGCTAGCGAATTCGTCTGCTCATGGTGGTTCCTCTCGGCACGGACTAAATGATCAGGACAGTtttggaggaagagaaacgTCGTGATGATAAGGAATGGTGCcttgaagaaagaaaaaaaagaagaagaagaaggaagaagagaaggggaggggggattGGTGGCAGTTTTATTGCAGCAGTTCAGTTCAAAAGTTTGCTGGACCCGCTTCGGTCAGGTGAGTGGTCATGTGGGGTCGTAGGAGCCGTGAACCTAACTGAGGACGTGAAAGTTATGGTGGGGTAGGTAGCGGGGGGGATTGGTtttggagaagaaaaagggaagctTTCGAAAAGGGAAGGCGGTGAAGGAAAGTAAATCGGTTGCCAAGACTCAATTGTTCAATCGCGACCAGGAACGAAACGAGCAGGGAGGGGACCTGACTGATCGGTGCGCGGCGGCAGCGCGGCAGGCGGGAGGGCCCCAGGGAAAGAGTGGGGCTGCGGACATCGAAAAAGTTCACGGCCGGTTTCCCGCGCTGTGTGTCGCCCGTCCGTCCGCTctgccctgcctgcctgcccgcccgcccgcccgccgcagcgaccgaccgaccgaccccGTCCCGCATCCACCCCGAGACttgcgagagagagagagagagttgCGTTGAGGATTGGCGCGCGCGCAAGATTCACccgtcctccctccctctccccgtCCCGTGTCCCGTTGTCTACACACCCGGGCCCCGTTCAACAACCAAGTCATATATACTGCCCATCATGTCGGCGTCGAGTAGGGGAGCTGCTCTCCTTAGGAGTATGGACCActttttctttatcttcttttcGTATCGTCAACTCGTTACGAATTGGTGTTTTCCATGCATGGCTTCCGATCGCAAACTTTAAGCTTAAAGACACCATAACTAACCCGTCGCAATctgttctttctcttccttccagGCCAACAACGGTCCATCTGCCTACAATGCCGCAACCAAACCCGAGTACTTGCGCCCGCCGGCGTCACCAGCGCACCTAGACGTTTCTACTCCGCCGAGGCctctgccactgccactgccactgccactgccacgaCCACAACAACACTACCCCCTCCTCACCCGCCCGTCACCACATCAACAGGCACCCACGCCGCCACCTCGACCTCGTCGCAAATCTACCGCATCAAGTCGGGCGTGATCCTGACCCGCCCCCCGCTGCTGACGCGCGACCTCACCCCCTTTGAAGAATCCTTTTACTTTTACCAGAAGCGCCTCAACGAGCGGCTGACGGCCCCCTTCCGCAAGGACTTTTACTTCAAGAAGGACACGGCCGCCGACCTGGACTGGCGCATCAAGCTGAAGGAGCGCCACGGCGTGCCCGCCAAGGACATTGGTCGGTACAACCCGCGCGGCCGGATGGCGTGGAACGACGAGGTGCTGGTGGGGTCGCAGACGTCGTCGAGAAAGCACATGGTGGAGAAATTGCTTGCCGACGCGGAGATGCGCGTGTcggaggatggcgaggagatCCCCGCCGAGGACCGGGTCCCCGTCGAGAAGCCGATGCCGAGACGGACGGAGGCGGATGAGAAAGGGGATGTCAAGCGGTTGGATCGCGCGCTGGACAAGACGCTTTATCTGGTAGTCAAAAAGAAGGCGGAcaaggaaggcgaggaggCCAAGTGGATGTTCCCTACGGGCGTGGTGCCTACGGATGAGGGGTTGCATGAGGTTCGTTATATTCCCTTTTTCCCCAACCCAACTTCCAACCATTTTCCAAAACTCGCGGCCAACTAAcctttgatgatgacgataaaCAGACCGCAGCCCGCATCCTCGCCGAGTCCGCAGGCGTCAACATGAACACGTGGATCGTCGGCCGCGTGCCCGTAGCCCACCACGTCGTCCGCCCCGTCTTCGGCCAGAAGGACGGCGCCCTGCtcaagaagggcgagaagatcttcttcctcaagGGCCGCATCATGGCCGGCCAGGCCGACCTGACCGACAACCTGCATGATCTGGTCGACTTCAAGTGGCTCACGCAGGAGGAGCTGCGCAGCACGTTGGCGGAGGAGTACTTCCACAGCGTCAAGGGCATGTTTGCTGAGAGGtgaacaacacaacacaacaacaccctATGTAGCCTGGTCTGGTGAAGTGAAGTATGGAAGAACAAGGTTGgagaggtgatgatgagtcGATGGTCGAAGTCGGTGAGACTACACCATTATCTTCCGGGGAAATAGAATGGGGAAGTGCAGTGGGtggcggaagaagaagaagagagaagcATGTGTACAAATGTATTGATATCAAAAGATGGTTTTAGTCGGTCGGTGGCAAGGTACAATTGTTGTTTATGCGCTGAGTAGACCTGGACCGCCCCCTAGCCGAACACAATCAAAGGTCTCGAGGAAGAGAATCAGAGATGGTTTGGAACTTGACTTGACAGTTCAAAGGCCTCGCACGCCTCAGCGTACTTGACCAGGCCGAAGCCAAGCTCGCATGCCATGTCTGCAAGAAGCGGGCGAAGGCTGACATGAAGCACAGGGACGAGAGAGGGTGTTGTTTGTAATGTAAAAACATATGCTGTGTATAGAGATTTGGGATGAAGATGTCATACAGGATGCGAGATGGTTGGTGAATACTACCAGACATCCGCTGGGTTGGTCATACCGCTATCTGAGGTGAAGTCTGATACTAACATACACAAACAAGACAGACTGAGCTAATCACATATCTGTGACCCGATTCTGCATTAGAGACGTGGATAGGTATGGCAGTGACCTCTTCAAGATCCAGCCTTGATCAATGATGAACACCGGTTCTCCCGGCTTGAGACACACAGTCAAAGCTTGTGCCAGCCGCAGACCAAAGCAACGGTACTTTTGAGCTGGTTGAAAGTCCACACCACGGCGGCCTGTAGGATATCTTCACACGTCTCCTACGCCTCCATCAGGACATCCTCCTTGATCATCCATATAAGGCCGTTGGCTTACACCTCTAGCTGGGACACTTCTCGCGCGCGTACCAGTGGTGTACTCCTCCATTCCTCGTACATCATTAACAAATTACTTGTTGGCATTACCACACCACACACAAGTCAAGTCTCAAATCTCCACCCATCTGAAAAGCAATCTGAATAACACACAAATCGTGCCCAAAGCCCACACAAAAAGGAGCTCATACAGGAGGTCCCGATGATCATCCTAGAGATTCCGAATCCGGGACTTTCTGAGCGGAATCGAAGTGGTGAGCGCCAAAACTTCACCGTGGTCAAGGACCAATTTGTTTCCAAACTTTTCCCAGAAAACTGCCTCCCACGGGGGGAGACGATGAACCTCAGGTGCCTCctgcttctcttcctcctcctcctcctcctcatcactgCCGTCACCGAAAACACTGGGCGGGGTGTCAACCATGCTTCCAGTCATACCAGAAGCGACAGAAGAACAAATACTTGACCGACGACTGATAATGCTGTTGGGCGCAAAGGGATTGAGCGTGAAGAAAAGCTTGCTTGGTTTTACCGTCTTCATTCTCATGCTCCCGCACGTCTTCTCGGGCCGAGTCTTGCTCAGCCACTGCTC
Proteins encoded in this region:
- a CDS encoding 50S ribosomal subunit L30, with translation MSASSRGAALLRSQQRSICLQCRNQTRVLAPAGVTSAPRRFYSAEASATATATATATTTTTLPPPHPPVTTSTGTHAATSTSSQIYRIKSGVILTRPPLLTRDLTPFEESFYFYQKRLNERLTAPFRKDFYFKKDTAADLDWRIKLKERHGVPAKDIGRYNPRGRMAWNDEVLVGSQTSSRKHMVEKLLADAEMRVSEDGEEIPAEDRVPVEKPMPRRTEADEKGDVKRLDRALDKTLYLVVKKKADKEGEEAKWMFPTGVVPTDEGLHETAARILAESAGVNMNTWIVGRVPVAHHVVRPVFGQKDGALLKKGEKIFFLKGRIMAGQADLTDNLHDLVDFKWLTQEELRSTLAEEYFHSVKGMFAER